A region of the Pricia mediterranea genome:
TCCGCTTATAAAGATGCCCGTTAGATTGAACAATATATCCGACAAAGCTGTAAATGCAAACAACGCCAAGGCAAAATTGCATTTTTCATGTCCCATAAAAAGATAAATAGCGGCAACTAACAACTCCACACAAATCGCCAAAGGTCCGAATTGGCCGTAATATGATTTCTTGAAATATCCTACAAAGTTTTCGGGGTAATCGATTTTCAAATAGAAGACAACGCCAAGTATCACTGATAAAACAATAAAGGCAACGGCAATAGTCTTTCTGGTTTTCATTTATTCGGATTTAGCAAAGTGGAATTATTTTTCAAACTCCTCTATCTCATTTAAAAACTCCAAGGACTTCTTTGTTTTTGTCCCGGTAAAAAAGCCGATGGTCTTTCGCACCCATTTGATATGTAGGTTTTTATAGGTCAATTTACTTAAAAACCAAAGAAGAGGGAAAACCAATAAAGCATTGACCGCGACATATTTTACCACAAAATCGGGATCTATATGGGGATAGATATCGATATTGAAAAAATAGTTCAGCGCTACTACGGGATAGGCCCACCATATCGGCGCCGAGAGAAATACCAGTTTTAAAAACAGCAAGGCATGTGAATTGACCAGTTCTATTTTTTTTCTGATTTCCACGATCGGCTTTGCGTAATCGATTTGTTGCAACAAAACCAATTGACCTATACTTCCCGCAAGGGCGATCAACGTAAAAACATGAAGAATGACCCCGCTAACGGCCAAATGCGCTACGGCCCAGTTGTCGGCTATAAAGCTACCGAGAATAACAGCCAATATCGAGAACGAGACCACCTCGATACTTCTAAGTACAGATATCCAGCGGGTCTGTTTGTGGATTCTGTCCAACTTTATCTTTTTCAGCGAGCTTTCGTTCAATTGTAATGCTCGGTCTAGTTTGGCATCGTATGCCGCAAAAAGTTCTTTTAGTTCGTTTGTTTCCATGATGCTCTATTTTTTAAATTCCTTTTTCAGTTTTAATTTGATTCGGCCGATTTTGGTGCCCACATTCGTTTTTGTGATTCCCAGGATCTCGCCGATTTCCTCATAGTTTTTCTCCTCTAGATATAATAACATCAAGGCTTTATCCAGTTCCTTCAAATTATGGATGAAATCCTGTAATAGTTTGATATTCTGATTCAATTCTACTCCATCTTCATGGTCTTCATCCGCCAGGCCAAAAATGGAATCATCGCTTAAAAAGTCGGTTTTGGCATACCATTTTTTCTCTTTTCTGTAAAAGGAGATAGCCGTATTCAAAGCGATTAGATACATCCAAGTGGAATATTTATAATCTGGATCGTACTTATCGAATGCCCTCCATAATTGAATAATGATTTCTTGCTCCAGGTCTTTCCGATCCGCTCTGTTCGGGCAATACGAATTCACAATTTTATAGATGATCTTCTTATGTTCATCTATCAGGGTTATGAATCTGTCTTTTTTGTTTGCCTTCATCCTTTACTCTATTATTCGCAACACTTTAAAAAAAATCACACTTTTTGTGATATTTTCTTTGGATAATCTTTTCAAGCATTTGTAGGTTGGGGAGTTGAGCCCCATCGAAAGTTCCGATTATTATACAGAAGCCGCAAATTCTTGCCAGAAAGCAAAAGTGCAGAGGAATCGGTAATTTGAAGTACACAGGAATCGGTAACTAAAAGTACACGATCCCGAATCAAGGATACCGATATTTTTCAGTTTTTAAAGATCGTTTTCCTGTTTTGCATCCTATAGCTTTTTCCGGAGAGCTTTACGATCTCGCACCGGTAGAGGATCCTGTCCAGGATCGCCATTGTCAGTACGGAATCGTTGAGTACCTCTGCCCATTGTTTCGGGGACTTGTTCGTGGTAATGATAAGTGAGGCGCTGTCGTGCAAATGGTTTATCGGGTTGAAGAAGGCCACGGCCTGTTCCTTGGTCACCGGGAACATCATAATGTCGTCTATGACGAGCAGGTGCGCCTTGCGGATACGTTTGTACAGAACCGCCTCCTTTCGCGTGATGTCCTTCATCTTCAGTACCCTTACCAGGGATTCCATGGTCTGGAAGTAGGCCCTGTAGCCCTGATACACGGCATCGGAGCACAGTCCCACCCCGAGGTACGCTTTTCCGGTTCCCGAGTGGCCCATCGGGATAGGGTTGTAGTTGCGTTCCATCCATTTGAGTTCGCACAGCTGTGCGAGCTGTTGTTTGCCGATGGAATTCTCACCGGTGAGGTCATATCCGTCCAGATCATGCCCCAAGGGCAGTGCCGCATATCTTTTCCGGCGTTCCCTCTCTTTTTGTGCCCTGTGGTCGATCTCGTTCTTAAAGAGTTGGTTCAGGAGTTCCACTCGTCCCGTGGGTTTCGGCCTTCGTTACGGCATCTTCCATACTGTCCGCAACTGCCTTCAGTCGCACTTGCCTGCACTGTTCTTTGACAGTTTCCGACGGCCATGACAAAATTATAGGCGGTCTTTTTGCATACCCCCGGCAGATCGTGATGTGCCTCTTTGAGCCAGTCGAACATCTGCGCGGCAGGAGCCTCCGGGAACCCCTCCAGGCGGGAGCATACAAAATCCCCGTAAGGGTACTGTATTTTTGCCCTTTTACCCTTTTCCAGGAGGTTCGAACCCCGCCTCGTCCACCTTGGCGTAATATTTCTTGACGGTACGCCAGTTGATGCCAAGGTGCTTGGCTATCTTGTTCTTGCTGAACCCCGGGCGGTCCAGCCGTTGAATCTCACAATACATAATCCAGGTGTTTGCGGTCCTTGTATCCATACTTTAGCGGTGTGTGTTTGAACCGCCCAAATAAAGGGATCGAAACTCAAGGGAGTGGTTTTGCCCCCCGGGGGGCAAAACCACTCCCTTGGCAATTATGTATTTCTAGTTGCCGAAAGTTGTGTATTCCTGTTTACCGATTTCTCTGTAGTTTTATTTACTGATAACACCAAATAGTATATCGCAAAAAAATCTCCGCGGATTAGGGAAAAGTGCATCTTTCTACGCAAAGAAAAGGGATAGGCCTTGTTAAAGGCCTATCCCGTCTTTTTATCCTTAGTAAGGTGAATTGTTGCTAAAAGCACTGATAATGTCTAGTTGCGGTCCAAGGGATTCGCTTACTATGGATATTATTTTGGTATAATGCGGACTTTTTAGATTCCGTCGGAGAAAA
Encoded here:
- a CDS encoding ATP-binding protein; this encodes MELLNQLFKNEIDHRAQKERERRKRYAALPLGHDLDGYDLTGENSIGKQQLAQLCELKWMERNYNPIPMGHSGTGKAYLGVGLCSDAVYQGYRAYFQTMESLVRVLKMKDITRKEAVLYKRIRKAHLLVIDDIMMFPVTKEQAVAFFNPINHLHDSASLIITTNKSPKQWAEVLNDSVLTMAILDRILYRCEIVKLSGKSYRMQNRKTIFKN
- a CDS encoding RNA polymerase sigma factor, whose protein sequence is MKANKKDRFITLIDEHKKIIYKIVNSYCPNRADRKDLEQEIIIQLWRAFDKYDPDYKYSTWMYLIALNTAISFYRKEKKWYAKTDFLSDDSIFGLADEDHEDGVELNQNIKLLQDFIHNLKELDKALMLLYLEEKNYEEIGEILGITKTNVGTKIGRIKLKLKKEFKK